A DNA window from Bradyrhizobium sp. CCBAU 53421 contains the following coding sequences:
- a CDS encoding transposase, whose product MHSAITEPVRRLEVFTGAGRRLELSDEDKARIVAEIVASGDSVCSVARRHGLSPQQLFGWRRQLREAAGGHSEADKVQFVPAVVEAVVPAPAAHQERKVVRKDRDRSRRHHDPGRSWCGPNDDCVDRPGAEGEPVVGPSGAVRVMVATKPVDFRNYA is encoded by the coding sequence TGCTATCACGGAGCCGGTGCGGCGGCTTGAGGTCTTCACCGGAGCCGGTCGTCGGCTGGAGTTGAGCGACGAGGACAAGGCGCGGATCGTCGCGGAGATCGTGGCGAGTGGCGACTCGGTGTGTTCCGTGGCCCGACGGCATGGATTGTCGCCGCAGCAGTTGTTTGGTTGGCGCCGCCAGTTGCGAGAAGCAGCAGGCGGTCATTCCGAAGCGGACAAAGTACAGTTTGTGCCAGCGGTGGTGGAGGCCGTGGTACCGGCGCCGGCTGCTCACCAGGAGCGCAAAGTGGTGCGCAAGGATCGAGATCGAAGTCGACGGCATCACGATCCGGGCAGGTCGTGGTGCGGACCCAACGATGATTGCGTCGATCGTCCAGGCGCTGAAGGCGAGCCGGTGGTCGGTCCGTCGGGTGCGGTCCGGGTGATGGTGGCGACCAAACCGGTAGACTTCCGCAATTATGCGTGA